The Paramormyrops kingsleyae isolate MSU_618 chromosome 11, PKINGS_0.4, whole genome shotgun sequence genome includes a window with the following:
- the harbi1 gene encoding putative nuclease HARBI1 encodes MAVPIAILDCDLLLHGRGHKTLDRFDIETVSDEFLLTTFGFPREFIYFLVELLGDTLSRRTQRSRAISPDVQILAALGFYTSGSFQTRMGDAIGISQASMSRCVTNVTNALVEKASDFIGFMRDDATKHQSKEEFYRVAGMPNVIGVVDCAHIAIKAPNSEDLSYINKKGFHSINCQLVCDSRGLLLSAETHWPGSLDDSAVFKQSAVKTFFEEQESHEGWLLGDRLYPLKKWLMTPLQYPETPADYRYNLAHVATHEIVDRTFRAIQTRFRCLDGSKGYLQYSPEKCARIILACCVLHNVSLQSGLDAWTFGRTETPDQLGEGCEQIDLSDSEAFRIRQELIKNHFS; translated from the exons ATGGCCGTACCTATAGCTATCTTGGACTGTGATCTTCTGCTACACGGTCGAGGACACAAGACCCTGGACAGGTTTGACATAGAGACCGTGTCGGATGAGTTTTTATTGACAACATTTGGCTTTCCGCGAGAATTCATCTATTTTTTGGTGGAACTTCTGGGCGACACTTTATCACGACGTACACAGAGATCGAGAGCCATCAGCCCGGACGTGCAGATCCTGGCCGCCCTCGGCTTTTACACGTCGGGGTCCTTCCAGACTCGCATGGGAGATGCTATAGGTATCAGTCAGGCATCCATGAGTCGCTGCGTTACAAACGTCACCAACGCACTGGTAGAAAAAGCTTCAGATTTCATCGGCTTTATGCGTGACGATGCCACGAAGCATCAGTCCAAAGAGGAGTTCTACAGGGTGGCCGGTATGCCCAACGTAATTGGTGTCGTAGACTGTGCTCATATCGCGATTAAAGCACCCAACAGCGAAGACTTGTCCTACATCAATAAGAAGGGCTTCCACTCCATAAACTGTCAGCTTGTATGTGATTCAAGGGGCCTTCTGCTGAGCGCCGAGACGCACTGGCCAGGTAGTTTAGATGATAGTGCAGTGTTTAAACAATCTGCCGTGAAGACTTTCTTTGAAGAACAGGAAAGTCATGAAGGATGGTTACTGG GAGATCGCCTCTACCCCCTAAAGAAGTGGCTGATGACACCCCTCCAGTACCCAGAAACCCCTGCTGATTACCGTTACAACTTGGCTCACGTGGCCACGCACGAGATTGTGGACCGCACATTCCGAGCCATCCAGACCCGCTTTCGATGCCTGGATGGGTCCAAGGGGTACCTGCAATACTCTCCTGAAAAATGTGCTCGCATTATCTTGGCCTGCTGTGTCCTGCACAACGTATCACTGCAGTCTGGCCTTGATGCGTGGACTTTTGGGAGGACAGAGACACCGGACCAGTTGGGCGAGGGCTGTGAGCAGATAGACCTATCAGACTCCGAGGCCTTTAGAATCCGGCAGGAGCTCATCAAAAACCACTTCAGCTAG